Proteins found in one Streptomyces sp. NBC_00461 genomic segment:
- a CDS encoding NAD(P)/FAD-dependent oxidoreductase, producing the protein MPEHTPLNVAVIGAGPAGLSAAYHLRDRARITIFEREHRPGGHANTVEVEENGRTIGLDTAFIVCNRRYYPQLTAFFDELGVETVAHPGGFTFFDLDSGLEFGTEELEWDESAIEERYAADHPTFPTVWREARRFHQESRRDFVRGRANMSLGAYLDQGGYSQEFRHSFLIMLCSAVWSVPAELIWEMPAATVIAFFVGHDEGGLGGQRVDWRTVGGGSISYVRKALAATGPDLRVSAPAVAVRQEQDHVAVTTASGTERFDYAVLATHADEALALLHKPTDAQRAAVEGVRYSSSRVVLHTDPSLMPTDRDSWMSWNYGKRQVDGETRCFVTYYLNQLQDFTAERDYFVTLDPPGPVDAASVLAEFDYTHPVIDMALRERQSVIYDANEGTRVKLCGSYFHSKQLGPDQIGSHEAAFAAGAEAAAQLLRELG; encoded by the coding sequence ATGCCCGAGCACACCCCGCTGAACGTCGCCGTGATCGGGGCCGGCCCCGCCGGCCTGTCCGCCGCCTACCACCTGCGCGACCGCGCCCGCATCACGATCTTCGAGCGCGAGCACCGGCCCGGCGGCCACGCCAACACGGTGGAGGTCGAGGAAAACGGCCGGACCATCGGCCTGGACACGGCGTTCATCGTCTGCAATCGCCGCTACTACCCGCAACTGACCGCCTTCTTCGACGAGTTGGGTGTCGAGACCGTTGCCCACCCGGGCGGCTTCACGTTCTTCGACCTCGACAGCGGCCTGGAGTTCGGCACCGAGGAACTCGAGTGGGACGAGTCCGCCATCGAGGAGCGCTACGCCGCCGACCACCCGACCTTCCCGACGGTCTGGCGGGAGGCGCGCCGCTTCCACCAGGAGAGCCGCCGGGACTTCGTGCGCGGCCGGGCGAACATGTCGCTGGGCGCCTACCTCGACCAGGGCGGCTACAGCCAGGAGTTCCGCCACTCGTTCCTGATCATGCTGTGCTCGGCGGTCTGGTCGGTGCCCGCCGAGCTGATCTGGGAGATGCCGGCGGCGACGGTGATCGCATTCTTCGTCGGCCATGACGAGGGCGGTCTCGGCGGGCAGCGGGTCGACTGGCGGACGGTGGGCGGCGGTTCGATCTCCTACGTCCGCAAGGCCCTCGCGGCGACCGGCCCCGACCTGCGCGTCTCCGCTCCGGCGGTCGCCGTGCGGCAGGAGCAGGATCACGTCGCCGTGACCACGGCGTCCGGTACGGAGCGGTTCGACTACGCGGTGCTCGCCACGCACGCCGATGAGGCCCTCGCCCTGCTGCACAAGCCCACCGACGCCCAGCGGGCGGCGGTGGAAGGGGTGCGGTACAGCAGTTCCCGGGTCGTCCTGCACACCGACCCGTCCCTGATGCCCACGGACCGGGACAGCTGGATGTCCTGGAACTACGGCAAACGCCAGGTGGACGGCGAGACCCGTTGCTTCGTCACCTACTACCTCAACCAGCTGCAGGACTTCACGGCCGAGCGGGACTACTTCGTCACCCTCGACCCGCCCGGCCCGGTGGACGCCGCCTCGGTCCTCGCCGAGTTCGACTACACCCACCCGGTCATCGACATGGCTCTGCGCGAGCGGCAGTCGGTGATCTACGACGCCAACGAGGGCACCCGGGTGAAGCTGTGCGGGTCCTACTTCCACTCCAAGCAGCTGGGCCCGGACCAGATCGGCTCGCACGAGGCCGCGTTCGCGGCGGGCGCGGAGGCGGCGGCCCAGCTGCTGCGCGAACTGGGCTGA
- a CDS encoding 4'-phosphopantetheinyl transferase family protein: MSEDTRAIDVWTLPEQGVAELASRMGGTALLSSTERERHDRLRRPASRRRFLGGRLLSRLALSIRAELPPDTWQFALTRTGRPEPRPDHGLRFNLSHTDGLIVCVVTQGRACGVDVERVPFDPDKTRFVSAYFDTADRSGPYRSAVSDLDPTNRWVLTEAYLKGLGVGLADGPAGVHFRRTGAGRFSVTDHRRPATAAGWQLQLLRPYPNHLIAVATEGGGTLRHRSPAWGRQTTPPMPHLPRKEDLPCPSTPR; the protein is encoded by the coding sequence GTGAGCGAGGACACGCGGGCGATCGACGTGTGGACACTGCCCGAGCAGGGGGTGGCGGAGCTGGCCTCCCGTATGGGCGGGACCGCGCTGCTGAGTTCCACGGAGCGGGAGCGGCACGACCGGCTGCGCCGCCCGGCCTCCCGGCGGCGCTTCCTCGGCGGGCGCCTGCTGAGCCGACTCGCCCTCAGCATCCGCGCCGAACTGCCGCCGGACACCTGGCAGTTCGCCCTCACCCGCACCGGCCGGCCCGAGCCCCGCCCGGATCACGGACTGCGGTTCAACCTGTCGCACACCGATGGCCTGATCGTGTGCGTGGTCACGCAGGGCCGGGCCTGTGGGGTGGACGTCGAGCGCGTCCCCTTCGACCCCGACAAGACGCGCTTCGTGAGCGCCTACTTCGACACCGCCGACCGGTCCGGCCCCTACCGGTCCGCCGTCTCGGACCTCGACCCGACCAACCGATGGGTGCTCACCGAGGCCTATCTCAAGGGCCTCGGTGTCGGACTGGCCGACGGCCCGGCAGGCGTGCACTTCCGGCGGACCGGTGCCGGACGGTTCTCCGTCACCGACCACCGCCGGCCGGCCACCGCCGCGGGATGGCAGCTCCAGCTGCTGCGCCCTTACCCGAACCACCTCATCGCCGTGGCGACCGAGGGCGGCGGCACCCTTCGCCACCGCTCCCCCGCCTGGGGCCGGCAGACCACGCCCCCCATGCCGCATCTCCCCCGGAAGGAAGACCTGCCATGCCCGAGCACACCCCGCTGA
- a CDS encoding acyl-CoA dehydrogenase family protein, giving the protein MSQAELTELAERLEQYLGDPRDPASRMSFPAVLDHDERDSFPYAFVSMLHRWGFLDYGLPAEQGGKAGNPETGFTLMRLVARRDGATAIALGLTNAAFTPVWIAGTDEQKRRQIDDVHGGVSIAWGLSEAAHGSDLLSNEVVAEKVPGGYRVTGEKWPIGNATFADRMVVFARTGPRGGAGDYSILVVDKWRAEAETLRETPLLKLHGVRALDLSGLRMDGVFVPESDRIGAEGQGLEIALKTSQTARVVILSLALSGVDTSLRTALEFAQDRVLFNTPVIESPYTGRQLAECFADLMVADAVCLGAVRSVQASPAQVSVWSSVAKYVVPTLLEQTHSRLSVVLGARTFLRTHPRFGMHQKMLRDLMVTNVADGNTVVNLRNIGHQLASLLERARAASPELRREAAERTAVLYAMDAELPLYRPHLQELSSRGLDDAILAAPDALVRLRVLADRAADKDRDRLLLAADVAGGLLGRLGPLEEQAQRLRAELGRGYATSAELFDLAQEYCLVHAAAACVHTYVHSQESMVVPLPSAALLLLQLERLNRQFHPYEPYRDPTAADEVLTVLTRLHGENRLLSHWPITLAERTAPAEGARCAEAR; this is encoded by the coding sequence ATGTCCCAGGCCGAGTTGACCGAACTCGCCGAGCGGCTCGAACAGTACCTCGGCGATCCGCGCGACCCGGCGAGCCGGATGTCGTTCCCCGCCGTACTGGACCACGACGAGCGCGACAGCTTCCCGTACGCCTTCGTCAGCATGCTGCACCGCTGGGGCTTCCTCGACTACGGGCTGCCCGCCGAGCAGGGCGGCAAGGCCGGCAACCCGGAGACCGGGTTCACGCTGATGCGGCTGGTCGCACGCCGGGACGGGGCGACCGCGATCGCGCTGGGTCTGACCAACGCCGCGTTCACGCCGGTGTGGATCGCGGGCACCGACGAGCAGAAGCGCCGGCAGATCGACGACGTGCACGGGGGCGTCAGCATCGCGTGGGGGCTGTCCGAGGCCGCGCACGGCAGCGATCTGCTGAGCAACGAGGTGGTCGCGGAGAAGGTGCCGGGCGGCTACCGGGTGACCGGTGAGAAGTGGCCGATCGGCAACGCCACGTTCGCCGACCGCATGGTCGTCTTCGCCCGCACCGGGCCGCGCGGGGGCGCCGGGGACTATTCGATCCTCGTCGTCGACAAGTGGCGGGCCGAGGCCGAGACGCTGCGCGAGACGCCGCTGCTCAAGCTGCACGGCGTGCGGGCCCTGGATCTCAGCGGCCTGCGGATGGACGGGGTGTTCGTGCCCGAGTCCGACCGCATCGGGGCCGAGGGGCAGGGACTGGAGATCGCCCTGAAGACCAGTCAGACGGCGCGGGTGGTGATCCTCAGCCTCGCCCTGTCGGGCGTGGACACCTCGCTGCGCACCGCGCTGGAGTTCGCGCAGGACCGGGTGCTGTTCAACACCCCGGTGATCGAGTCCCCGTACACCGGGCGCCAACTCGCCGAGTGCTTCGCCGACCTGATGGTGGCGGACGCGGTGTGCCTGGGCGCGGTGCGCAGCGTGCAGGCCTCGCCGGCGCAGGTGAGCGTGTGGTCGTCGGTGGCCAAGTACGTGGTGCCGACGCTGCTGGAGCAGACGCACTCCCGGCTGAGCGTGGTGCTCGGTGCGCGGACGTTCCTGCGCACGCATCCCCGTTTCGGCATGCACCAGAAGATGCTGCGGGACCTGATGGTCACGAACGTCGCCGACGGCAACACCGTCGTCAATCTGCGCAATATCGGCCACCAGCTGGCCTCCCTCCTGGAGAGGGCGCGTGCGGCGAGCCCGGAGCTGCGCCGCGAGGCCGCGGAGCGCACCGCCGTGCTCTACGCCATGGACGCCGAACTTCCCCTCTACCGGCCGCACTTGCAGGAGCTGTCCAGCCGCGGCCTCGACGACGCGATCCTGGCCGCACCCGACGCTCTGGTACGGCTGCGGGTGCTCGCCGACCGGGCGGCCGACAAGGACCGCGACCGGCTGCTGCTCGCCGCCGACGTGGCCGGCGGGCTCCTCGGCAGGCTCGGCCCGTTGGAGGAGCAGGCGCAGCGGCTGCGGGCGGAGCTGGGCCGCGGGTACGCCACCTCGGCCGAGCTGTTCGACCTGGCGCAGGAGTACTGCCTGGTGCACGCGGCCGCCGCGTGCGTGCACACCTATGTCCACTCGCAGGAGTCGATGGTCGTCCCGCTGCCTAGTGCCGCCCTGCTGCTGCTCCAACTGGAGCGGCTGAACCGGCAGTTCCACCCGTACGAGCCCTACCGCGACCCGACCGCCGCCGACGAGGTCCTGACCGTACTCACGCGGCTGCATGGCGAGAACCGGCTGCTGTCGCACTGGCCGATCACCCTGGCGGAGCGCACCGCCCCCGCCGAGGGGGCCCGGTGCGCGGAAGCCCGGTGA
- a CDS encoding acyl-CoA dehydrogenase family protein, with protein sequence MNELTPQAVEELLGNPDDPANPYGFAAAVARDEADAHPDELCRTLVSAGFHLNYLPREWGGTLASFADSMTLVRAAARRDVNVMPGTMFSIIAATCLQLHGSEEQRRRVAGILTRGGSVAFALTEADHGSDLLSGEVRLDEDGRLYGEKWMVGNGLRCEAVYVLARTGKRGPGAFSAFLLDPESEGLVREPGARTGGMRGVDTARLRFTGLRVPDDALVGKKGEGLEVAVLAQQAVRLMSMAGSLGCADTALRLTLGFAAERRVAGRPLAESPHARRDLAIASAALLAADAVALAAARGIHVAPGSFSVWALTAKHVVAESTDELVRRCAGVLATRSVLREQAPGAGLFQKLQRDVTVVRVIDASPLANLRAYAAQIPSLARRADAADQDALRQIFDLDAELPPYEPARLDLVVRGADPVTGQLPDVSDFLEDRTAALVWQLGDALAMLEREAAAVRRPGACPTALVDLAERYAWLHAAAACVHLWWANRGRSLYGGEPGDPGWLRAALAFLLARADGVDPRRAGADLLPALDTTLALTGDNRLLTALPVPLAPASHRMENS encoded by the coding sequence ATGAACGAGTTGACGCCACAGGCCGTCGAGGAGCTCCTCGGGAATCCCGACGACCCTGCCAATCCGTACGGCTTCGCGGCCGCCGTCGCCCGCGACGAGGCCGACGCCCACCCGGACGAGCTGTGCCGCACGCTCGTCTCGGCGGGCTTCCACCTCAACTACCTGCCCAGGGAGTGGGGCGGCACCCTCGCCTCCTTCGCCGACAGCATGACCCTGGTGCGCGCCGCGGCCCGCCGGGACGTCAACGTCATGCCCGGGACCATGTTCAGCATCATCGCCGCCACCTGCCTCCAGTTGCACGGCAGCGAGGAGCAGCGGCGGCGGGTGGCGGGCATCCTGACCCGCGGCGGCTCAGTGGCGTTCGCGCTGACCGAGGCCGACCACGGCAGCGATCTGCTGTCGGGCGAGGTGCGGCTCGACGAGGACGGCCGGCTGTACGGCGAGAAGTGGATGGTCGGCAACGGCCTGCGCTGCGAGGCCGTCTATGTGCTCGCCCGCACCGGCAAGCGCGGCCCGGGGGCGTTCTCGGCGTTCCTGCTGGACCCGGAGAGTGAGGGGCTGGTCCGTGAACCCGGCGCCCGCACCGGGGGCATGCGGGGCGTGGACACCGCGCGGTTGCGCTTCACCGGGCTGCGGGTTCCCGACGACGCGCTGGTCGGCAAGAAGGGTGAGGGGCTCGAAGTGGCCGTCCTCGCCCAGCAGGCCGTACGCCTGATGAGCATGGCCGGCAGCCTCGGCTGCGCGGACACCGCCCTGCGACTGACGCTCGGTTTCGCCGCCGAGCGGCGGGTCGCCGGTCGGCCGCTGGCCGAATCACCGCACGCACGCCGGGACCTGGCGATCGCCTCCGCGGCACTGCTGGCCGCGGACGCGGTGGCGCTGGCCGCCGCCCGGGGCATCCATGTCGCCCCGGGGTCGTTCAGCGTCTGGGCGCTCACCGCCAAGCATGTGGTGGCGGAGTCCACGGACGAACTGGTGCGGCGCTGCGCCGGCGTCCTCGCCACCCGCTCGGTGCTGCGCGAACAGGCGCCGGGCGCCGGGCTGTTCCAGAAGCTCCAGCGTGATGTGACCGTGGTCCGGGTGATCGACGCCAGCCCGCTGGCCAACCTGCGCGCGTACGCGGCGCAGATCCCCTCGCTCGCCAGGCGGGCGGACGCGGCGGATCAGGACGCCCTGCGTCAGATCTTCGACCTTGACGCCGAGTTGCCGCCCTACGAGCCGGCCCGGCTGGACCTGGTCGTCCGTGGCGCGGATCCCGTGACGGGCCAACTGCCCGACGTCTCGGACTTCCTGGAGGACCGCACCGCGGCCCTTGTCTGGCAACTCGGCGACGCGCTGGCCATGTTGGAGCGCGAGGCCGCCGCGGTACGGCGGCCCGGCGCCTGCCCCACCGCCCTGGTCGACCTGGCCGAGCGCTACGCGTGGCTGCACGCGGCCGCAGCGTGTGTGCACCTGTGGTGGGCCAACCGCGGCCGTTCGCTGTACGGCGGTGAGCCGGGCGACCCGGGCTGGCTGCGCGCGGCCCTCGCCTTCCTGCTGGCCCGCGCCGACGGCGTCGATCCCCGCCGCGCGGGCGCCGACCTGCTGCCCGCCCTGGACACCACCCTGGCGCTCACCGGCGACAACCGGCTGCTGACCGCCCTGCCCGTCCCTCTCGCTCCCGCCTCGCACCGGATGGAGAACTCCTGA
- a CDS encoding PfaD family polyunsaturated fatty acid/polyketide biosynthesis protein, translated as MSTTQDPLRWSGHGCPSVDPAGIHQALAQVEQPGFIVSTARGIGAVAGGTAGPGGNGPAVLAAVPALPPQRLGSAEFRSAHGVRQSYMAGAMAGGIASADLVIALARQGFLASFGAAGLLPETIAKVLGRFATEIPGLPYAVNLIHSPSEERLEREAVELFLRHGVRCVEASAYLGLTAHLVRYRLAGLRRDPSGRVVAEHRVIAKVSRAETAERFMRPAPAALVDTLLREGLVTPEQAQLAHHVPLADDITVEADSGGHTDRRPLPALFPVILRVRDHIQREHRYATPIRVGAAGGLGTPAAVAAAFTMGAAYVVTGSVNQSCLESGTSPAARALLAQAEVTDCVMAPAADMFEMGVELQVLRRGSMFGMRAQQLYRLYQAYDGLEALPAEERARLESQLFRRPLEAIWQECVAYFSRRDPDQLARAADNPKRRMALVFRWYLGMASRWAVTGEADRTADYQIWCGPSMGSFNAWVAGSYLSSPENRTVADVAHHLMRGAAFHTRLAQLATAGVTIPSAAADYQPVPLELPALTEAAR; from the coding sequence ATGAGCACGACACAGGACCCTCTCCGCTGGTCCGGACACGGATGTCCGAGCGTCGACCCGGCCGGAATCCACCAGGCCCTGGCCCAGGTGGAGCAGCCCGGGTTCATCGTCTCGACGGCGCGCGGGATCGGCGCTGTCGCGGGCGGCACGGCCGGCCCCGGCGGCAACGGCCCCGCCGTCCTGGCCGCCGTACCCGCCCTGCCGCCGCAGCGGCTCGGCTCGGCCGAGTTCCGGTCCGCGCACGGCGTACGGCAGTCGTACATGGCGGGCGCCATGGCCGGCGGGATCGCCTCCGCCGACCTGGTGATCGCACTGGCCCGGCAGGGCTTCCTCGCCTCCTTCGGCGCGGCGGGCCTGCTGCCGGAGACGATCGCGAAGGTGCTGGGCCGGTTCGCCACCGAGATCCCCGGGCTGCCCTACGCCGTGAACCTCATTCACAGCCCGAGCGAGGAACGGCTGGAGCGCGAGGCGGTCGAGCTGTTCCTGCGGCACGGTGTGCGGTGCGTGGAGGCCTCCGCGTACCTCGGGCTAACCGCGCACCTGGTCCGTTACCGGCTGGCCGGGCTGCGGCGCGACCCGTCCGGCCGGGTGGTCGCCGAGCACCGGGTCATCGCCAAGGTGTCCCGGGCGGAGACCGCCGAACGCTTCATGCGCCCCGCCCCGGCCGCACTGGTCGACACCCTGCTGCGGGAGGGACTCGTCACCCCGGAGCAGGCGCAGCTCGCCCACCATGTGCCGCTCGCGGACGACATCACCGTGGAGGCCGACTCGGGCGGCCACACCGACCGCCGTCCGCTGCCGGCCCTCTTCCCGGTCATCCTGCGCGTGCGCGACCACATCCAGCGCGAACACCGCTACGCCACCCCCATCCGGGTCGGTGCGGCGGGCGGCCTCGGCACCCCGGCGGCCGTCGCCGCCGCCTTCACCATGGGCGCGGCCTACGTGGTGACCGGTTCCGTCAACCAGTCCTGCCTGGAGTCGGGGACCTCACCGGCCGCCCGGGCGCTGCTCGCCCAGGCGGAGGTCACGGACTGCGTGATGGCGCCCGCGGCCGACATGTTCGAGATGGGTGTGGAGCTGCAAGTGCTCCGCCGCGGCTCGATGTTCGGGATGCGGGCCCAGCAGCTGTACCGCCTCTACCAGGCCTACGACGGCCTGGAGGCGTTGCCCGCGGAGGAGCGGGCGCGGCTGGAGTCGCAGCTGTTCCGCCGCCCGCTGGAGGCGATCTGGCAGGAGTGCGTGGCGTACTTCAGCCGCCGCGACCCGGACCAGCTCGCGCGTGCCGCGGACAACCCCAAGCGCCGGATGGCGCTGGTGTTCCGCTGGTACCTGGGCATGGCCTCGCGCTGGGCGGTGACCGGCGAGGCCGACCGCACGGCCGACTACCAGATCTGGTGCGGCCCTTCGATGGGCAGCTTCAACGCCTGGGTCGCCGGCAGCTACCTCAGCTCCCCCGAGAACCGCACGGTCGCCGACGTCGCGCACCACCTCATGCGCGGCGCCGCCTTCCACACCCGCCTCGCCCAGCTGGCCACCGCGGGCGTGACCATCCCGTCCGCCGCGGCCGACTACCAGCCCGTGCCCCTGGAGTTGCCCGCCCTCACCGAGGCCGCCCGATGA